From a region of the Streptomyces venezuelae genome:
- the cobG gene encoding precorrin-3B synthase: MPQPPSAASRDEPVIRDRGDACPGALRLHAADDGFLARVRLPGGLLTVRQASALARAADRFGDGHLELTSRGNVQLRGLADGCGAGLAELLDGAGLLPAPSHERVRNIVATPMSGLDGPGRPDALARALEFDRLLCASPWAAALSGRFLFAFDDGRGDVAALGPDVTVLGRPDGRALVRLGRAADAVELAAPDAPRAALLAARYFLDAAAEAGTQAWRVAELPAEHILDAREFARRLDAAGIACVTVGAVAWPSAAPPRPGRSGGSDGHATLCVLPPLGRLDTAQWRLLAQAADEGNGGLRITPWRSVVLPSVPLDAPARIEDAGLVVTPDGPWQSVTACTGRPGCAKSLADVRADARAVADRARGPLPVHWSGCERRCGHPRGTAWVDLVATGSGYRLAAPGRPVRDDVRPSELAAALADARTDPDVVKK; the protein is encoded by the coding sequence ATGCCCCAGCCCCCTTCAGCCGCATCGCGGGACGAACCCGTCATACGGGACCGCGGTGACGCCTGCCCCGGCGCGCTGCGGCTGCACGCGGCGGACGACGGGTTTCTGGCGCGGGTCCGGCTGCCGGGCGGGCTGCTCACCGTACGGCAGGCCTCGGCGCTGGCACGCGCCGCCGACCGGTTCGGGGACGGACACCTGGAGCTGACCTCGCGCGGCAACGTGCAGCTGCGCGGACTGGCCGACGGGTGCGGCGCCGGGCTCGCGGAACTGCTCGACGGGGCCGGGCTGCTCCCCGCGCCGAGCCATGAGCGGGTGCGGAACATCGTGGCCACGCCGATGTCCGGCCTGGACGGACCGGGCCGGCCCGACGCGCTCGCCCGGGCCCTGGAGTTCGACCGGCTGCTGTGCGCGAGCCCCTGGGCGGCCGCGCTGTCCGGGCGGTTCCTGTTCGCATTCGACGACGGGCGCGGCGACGTGGCCGCGCTCGGCCCCGACGTGACCGTGCTCGGCCGTCCCGACGGCCGGGCGCTCGTCCGGCTCGGCCGGGCCGCCGACGCCGTGGAGCTGGCCGCGCCGGACGCCCCCCGGGCGGCGCTGCTGGCCGCCCGGTACTTCCTCGACGCCGCCGCCGAAGCCGGTACGCAGGCCTGGCGGGTGGCCGAACTTCCCGCCGAACACATCCTGGACGCGCGCGAGTTCGCTCGGCGGCTCGATGCCGCCGGCATCGCCTGCGTGACCGTCGGCGCCGTCGCATGGCCGTCCGCGGCTCCGCCCCGGCCGGGGCGGTCGGGCGGGTCCGACGGCCACGCCACCCTGTGCGTGCTGCCCCCGCTCGGCCGGCTCGACACCGCGCAGTGGCGGCTCCTGGCGCAGGCCGCGGACGAGGGGAACGGCGGGCTGCGGATCACCCCGTGGCGCAGCGTCGTCCTGCCCTCGGTGCCCCTGGACGCGCCTGCCCGCATCGAGGACGCCGGGCTGGTCGTCACCCCCGACGGCCCCTGGCAGTCCGTCACCGCCTGTACCGGGCGCCCGGGTTGCGCGAAGTCCCTCGCCGACGTACGCGCCGACGCGCGGGCCGTCGCCGACCGGGCGCGCGGTCCGCTGCCCGTGCACTGGTCCGGCTGCGAGCGCCGCTGCGGGCATCCGCGCGGCACCGCCTGGGTGGACCTGGTCGCCACCGGCTCCGGATACCGCCTCGCCGCGCCCGGCCGCCCCGTACGTGACGACGTACGGCCCTCCGAACTTGCCGCGGCACTCGCGGACGCCCGCACCGACCCCGACGTAGTGAAGAAATGA
- a CDS encoding precorrin-8X methylmutase: MSEYTVFEYEKDGAAIYRQSFATIRAEADLSGLPDTVAQVAVRMIHACGMTDLPQDLGYTPEVVLRARAALEAGAPILCDVQMVASGVTRKRLPADNDVICTLSDPAVPELAAKMGTTRSAAALEVWRDRGLLEGSVIAVGNAPTALFRLLEMIEEGAPRPAAVIGVPVGFIGAAESKDALAAHPSALDHLIVRGRRGGSAMAAAALNAIASVAE, from the coding sequence ATGAGCGAGTACACCGTGTTTGAGTACGAGAAGGACGGCGCGGCCATCTACCGCCAGTCCTTTGCCACGATCCGCGCCGAGGCGGACCTCTCCGGGCTGCCCGACACGGTCGCCCAGGTCGCGGTGCGCATGATCCACGCCTGCGGAATGACCGACCTCCCGCAGGACCTCGGGTACACCCCCGAGGTCGTGCTGCGCGCCCGCGCGGCGCTGGAGGCGGGCGCGCCGATCCTGTGCGACGTGCAGATGGTCGCCAGCGGTGTCACCCGTAAGCGGCTGCCCGCCGACAACGACGTGATCTGCACGCTCTCCGACCCGGCCGTACCGGAGCTCGCCGCGAAGATGGGCACCACGCGCAGCGCCGCCGCACTGGAGGTCTGGCGCGACCGCGGTCTGCTGGAAGGCTCGGTCATCGCCGTCGGCAACGCGCCGACCGCGCTGTTCCGGCTGCTGGAGATGATCGAGGAGGGTGCCCCGCGCCCCGCCGCCGTCATCGGGGTCCCGGTCGGCTTCATCGGCGCCGCCGAGTCCAAGGACGCCCTCGCCGCCCACCCCTCGGCGCTCGACCACCTGATCGTGCGCGGCCGGCGCGGCGGCAGCGCGATGGCCGCCGCCGCCCTCAACGCCATCGCGAGCGTGGCCGAATGA
- a CDS encoding precorrin-2 C(20)-methyltransferase, translating to MSAASGIAKGRLYGVGLGPGDPSLMTLRAVEVIAEADVVAYHSARHGRSIARSIAAKHLRADHVEEPLVYPVTTETTDHPGGYQGAMEEFYEAAAARLAAHLDAGRTVAVLAEGDPLFYGSYMHMHKRLADRYEAEVIPGVTSVSAAAARLGTPLVEGEEVLTILPGTLPEEELTARLAATDSAVVMKLGRTFPAVRAAMENSGRLAEARYVERATMEGERTGLLADTAADTVPYFAVAVVPSRIGNPGSVPSGPGEVVVVGTGPAGPLWLTPETRRALADAEVLVGYTTYLDRVPVKPGQIRHGSDNKVESERAEFALDLARRGKRVAVVSGGDPGVFAMATAVLEVAGQAEYKDVPVRVLPGVTAANAAAAAAGAPLGHDYATISLSDRLKPWEVIAERLRAAAAADLVLALYNPGSRSRTWQVAQARELLLELRAPQTPVVVARDVGGPEQSVRIVTLAELEPSEVDMRTILLVGSSQTQVTERADGSRITWTPRRYP from the coding sequence ATGAGCGCCGCGAGCGGCATCGCCAAGGGCCGGCTGTACGGGGTCGGGCTCGGCCCCGGCGACCCGTCGCTGATGACCCTGCGCGCCGTCGAGGTGATCGCCGAGGCCGATGTCGTGGCCTACCACAGTGCCCGCCACGGCCGTTCCATCGCCCGCTCGATCGCGGCGAAGCACCTGCGCGCCGACCACGTCGAGGAGCCGCTGGTCTACCCGGTCACCACCGAGACCACCGATCACCCCGGTGGCTACCAGGGGGCGATGGAGGAGTTCTACGAGGCCGCCGCCGCCCGGCTCGCCGCGCACCTGGACGCCGGCCGGACCGTCGCCGTGCTCGCGGAGGGCGACCCGCTCTTCTACGGCTCGTACATGCACATGCACAAGCGGCTCGCCGACCGGTACGAGGCCGAGGTCATTCCCGGCGTCACCTCCGTCAGCGCCGCCGCCGCCCGGCTCGGCACCCCGCTCGTCGAGGGCGAGGAGGTGCTGACGATCCTCCCCGGCACCCTGCCCGAGGAGGAGCTCACCGCCCGCCTCGCCGCCACCGACTCGGCGGTCGTGATGAAGCTCGGCCGGACCTTCCCGGCCGTGCGCGCCGCGATGGAGAACAGCGGCCGCCTCGCCGAGGCCCGCTACGTCGAGCGCGCCACGATGGAGGGCGAGCGCACCGGCCTGCTCGCCGACACCGCCGCCGACACCGTGCCGTACTTCGCCGTCGCCGTGGTCCCCAGCCGCATCGGCAACCCGGGCAGCGTGCCGTCGGGCCCCGGCGAGGTCGTCGTCGTGGGCACCGGCCCGGCCGGCCCGCTGTGGCTCACCCCCGAGACCCGGCGCGCGCTGGCCGACGCCGAGGTGCTGGTCGGCTACACCACCTACCTGGACCGGGTGCCCGTCAAGCCGGGCCAGATCCGGCACGGCTCCGACAACAAGGTGGAGTCGGAGCGCGCCGAGTTCGCCCTCGACCTCGCCCGGCGCGGCAAGCGCGTGGCCGTGGTCTCCGGCGGCGACCCCGGTGTCTTCGCGATGGCCACGGCGGTCCTGGAGGTGGCCGGGCAGGCGGAGTACAAGGACGTGCCCGTACGGGTCCTGCCGGGGGTGACCGCGGCCAACGCGGCGGCCGCCGCGGCCGGTGCCCCGCTCGGCCACGACTACGCCACCATCTCGCTCTCGGACCGGCTCAAGCCCTGGGAGGTCATCGCGGAGCGGCTGCGCGCGGCCGCCGCCGCCGACCTGGTCCTCGCCCTCTACAACCCCGGCTCGCGCAGCCGGACCTGGCAGGTGGCCCAGGCCCGGGAGCTGCTGCTGGAACTGCGCGCGCCCCAGACCCCGGTGGTCGTCGCGCGCGACGTGGGCGGCCCCGAGCAGTCGGTACGGATCGTCACGCTCGCCGAACTGGAGCCGTCCGAGGTCGACATGCGCACGATCCTGCTGGTCGGCTCCTCGCAGACGCAGGTCACGGAGCGGGCCGACGGCTCGCGGATCACCTGGACGCCGCGCCGCTACCCGTGA
- a CDS encoding GNAT family N-acetyltransferase has product MTVLHTERLVLRPWRDSDLDPWAAMNADPEVREHLGDPLTREQSEASMVRFRAAFDRRGYGWWAVEVRATGEFIGFAGMDDVDDGMPFTGVEIGWRLARASWGVGYATEAARAVVAHGFDTLGLPEILAVTTAGNHRSQAVMRKIGMTRNPADDFDDPDAPEGPLRPNVLFRLERGAETAAATATAGGAAGTG; this is encoded by the coding sequence ATGACCGTACTGCACACCGAACGCCTCGTCCTGCGCCCCTGGCGGGACTCCGACCTCGATCCCTGGGCGGCGATGAACGCCGATCCCGAGGTGCGGGAGCACCTCGGCGACCCGCTCACCCGTGAGCAGAGCGAGGCCTCGATGGTGCGGTTCCGGGCCGCCTTCGACCGGCGCGGCTACGGCTGGTGGGCCGTGGAGGTGCGGGCCACGGGTGAGTTCATCGGCTTCGCGGGCATGGACGACGTGGACGACGGCATGCCGTTCACCGGGGTGGAGATCGGCTGGCGGCTCGCCCGGGCCTCCTGGGGGGTGGGGTACGCCACCGAGGCCGCGCGGGCGGTGGTGGCCCACGGCTTCGACACGCTCGGGCTCCCCGAGATCCTCGCCGTGACCACGGCCGGCAACCACCGCTCCCAGGCGGTGATGCGGAAGATCGGGATGACCCGGAACCCGGCCGACGACTTCGACGACCCCGACGCGCCCGAGGGACCGCTGCGTCCGAACGTGCTCTTCCGGCTGGAGCGTGGCGCGGAGACCGCAGCGGCCACGGCAACGGCAGGCGGGGCGGCCGGAACCGGCTGA
- a CDS encoding cobalt-precorrin-6A reductase gives MSAEPSAGPGPRPARHVLVLGGTTEARRLAEALAPDPSCRVTTSLAGRVASPVLPPGETRIGGFGGVEGLAAWIVVHDVTHVVDATHPFAGRMSFHAAGAAALTGVPLLALRRPGWTPQPGDDWTFVDSLEEAAERLPGLGSRAFLTTGRMGLHTFAHLTGTWFLVRSVDPPAAPVPPLLEVLLDRGPFTLDGERELIARHRIDVLVTKDSGGSATAPKLAAAREAGIPVLVVRRPAMPEGVPETGSVETVQDWLGGWV, from the coding sequence ATGTCTGCTGAACCGTCCGCCGGACCGGGCCCCCGCCCGGCCCGTCACGTCCTGGTCCTGGGCGGCACGACGGAGGCCCGGCGGCTCGCGGAGGCGCTGGCTCCCGACCCCTCGTGCCGTGTGACGACCTCGCTCGCGGGCCGGGTGGCCTCGCCCGTGCTGCCGCCCGGCGAGACCCGTATCGGCGGGTTCGGCGGCGTCGAGGGGCTCGCGGCGTGGATCGTCGTCCACGACGTCACGCACGTCGTGGACGCCACCCATCCCTTCGCCGGGCGGATGAGCTTCCACGCGGCCGGGGCGGCGGCCCTCACGGGCGTCCCGCTGCTGGCACTGCGGCGCCCGGGCTGGACGCCGCAGCCGGGCGACGACTGGACCTTCGTGGACTCCCTCGAAGAGGCGGCCGAGCGGCTGCCGGGCCTCGGCTCCCGCGCGTTCCTGACCACCGGCCGGATGGGCCTGCACACCTTCGCGCATCTGACCGGCACCTGGTTCCTGGTGCGTTCGGTGGACCCGCCGGCCGCGCCGGTCCCGCCGCTCCTCGAAGTACTCCTGGACCGGGGCCCGTTCACCCTGGACGGCGAGCGGGAGCTGATCGCCCGGCACCGGATCGACGTCCTGGTCACCAAGGACAGCGGCGGCTCGGCCACCGCCCCCAAGCTCGCCGCGGCCCGCGAGGCCGGGATCCCGGTGCTCGTCGTACGCCGCCCGGCGATGCCGGAGGGCGTACCGGAGACGGGCTCCGTCGAGACCGTCCAGGACTGGCTGGGTGGCTGGGTGTGA
- the cobM gene encoding precorrin-4 C(11)-methyltransferase, which produces MTVYFIGAGPGAADLITVRGARTLAAAPVCLYAGSLVPRELLAECPADARLVDTSQLDLNEIVAECVRAHEAGQDVARLHSGDPSIFSAVAEQMRRLDAAGIPYEVVPGVPAFAAAAAALKRELTVPTVGQTVILTRIAQQATPMPPGEDLATLGASGALLVLHLATRYVDRVVDELLPHYGAECPVAVVAMASRPDELILRGTLADIAPQVKEHGLVRTAVIVVGRTLGAEQFRDSHLYSPERDRHVC; this is translated from the coding sequence ATGACCGTGTACTTCATCGGTGCGGGCCCCGGCGCCGCCGACCTGATCACGGTGCGCGGTGCCCGGACCCTGGCCGCCGCCCCCGTCTGCCTGTACGCGGGCAGCCTCGTCCCGCGCGAACTCCTGGCCGAGTGCCCGGCGGACGCCCGCCTGGTCGACACCTCGCAGCTCGACCTGAACGAGATCGTCGCCGAGTGCGTACGGGCCCACGAGGCGGGCCAGGACGTGGCACGGCTGCACTCCGGCGACCCGTCGATCTTCAGCGCGGTCGCGGAGCAGATGCGGCGCCTCGACGCGGCCGGCATCCCCTACGAGGTCGTCCCGGGCGTCCCGGCCTTCGCCGCGGCCGCCGCCGCCCTCAAGCGGGAGCTGACCGTCCCCACCGTCGGGCAGACGGTGATCCTGACCCGGATCGCCCAGCAGGCCACCCCGATGCCGCCCGGCGAGGACCTGGCCACGCTGGGCGCGAGCGGCGCGCTGCTGGTGCTGCACCTGGCCACCCGCTACGTGGACCGGGTCGTCGACGAGCTGCTGCCGCACTACGGGGCCGAGTGCCCGGTGGCGGTCGTGGCGATGGCCTCCCGCCCCGACGAGCTGATCCTGCGCGGCACGCTGGCCGACATCGCCCCGCAGGTGAAGGAGCACGGACTGGTGCGCACCGCCGTCATCGTGGTGGGCCGCACGCTCGGCGCCGAGCAGTTCCGCGACAGCCACCTGTACTCGCCCGAGCGCGACCGGCATGTCTGCTGA
- the cbiE gene encoding precorrin-6y C5,15-methyltransferase (decarboxylating) subunit CbiE, with protein MPVTVVGLGADGWAGLTAAGRSALSSAEVLIGGPRQLDLLPAAECAGERVAWPSPLRPAVPKLMAEHAGRRIAVLASGDPMFYGIGRALAEELGPRSLRVHPHPSSVSYACARLGWPVEDTEVVTVVGRPVARLAAALHEGRRVLVLSAGAGSPGEIAALLRERGFGPSRIRVLEQLGSEREDAYEGTADGWDHAPGDPLNVVALDCRRDPAHAAPRLGATPGLPDTAYEHDGQLTKRHVRAATLCALAPAPGELLWDIGGGSGSIGIEWMRTHPSCRAVAVERVPERAARIARNAAALGVPGLRVVVGAAPQALAGLPAPDAVFIGGGLTAPGLLDAVWDVLAPGGRLVVNTVTLESEAVLAERYRRHGGELVKLAVAHAVPVGGFTGWRQAMPVTQWSVTKPDGTATGPTGRTEEKDRT; from the coding sequence ATGCCCGTGACGGTCGTCGGCCTCGGCGCGGACGGCTGGGCCGGGCTCACCGCCGCCGGCCGCTCGGCCCTGTCCTCGGCCGAGGTGCTGATCGGCGGGCCGCGCCAGCTGGACCTGCTGCCGGCCGCCGAGTGCGCCGGTGAGCGGGTGGCCTGGCCGAGCCCGCTGCGGCCCGCCGTGCCGAAGCTGATGGCCGAGCACGCCGGCCGCCGGATCGCGGTGCTGGCCAGCGGTGACCCGATGTTCTACGGGATCGGCCGCGCCCTCGCCGAGGAGCTCGGGCCGCGGTCCCTGCGGGTCCACCCGCACCCCTCCTCGGTCTCCTACGCCTGCGCCCGCCTCGGCTGGCCGGTGGAGGACACCGAGGTGGTCACGGTGGTGGGCCGCCCGGTGGCCCGGCTGGCGGCCGCGCTCCACGAAGGCCGCCGGGTGCTGGTGCTGAGCGCCGGAGCGGGGTCCCCGGGCGAGATCGCCGCCCTGCTGCGGGAGCGGGGCTTCGGCCCGAGCCGGATTCGGGTGCTGGAACAGCTCGGGTCCGAGCGCGAGGACGCGTACGAGGGCACGGCCGACGGCTGGGACCACGCGCCCGGCGACCCCCTGAACGTGGTCGCGCTCGACTGCCGCCGGGACCCGGCCCACGCCGCGCCGCGCCTCGGCGCGACCCCGGGCCTCCCGGACACCGCGTACGAACACGACGGGCAGCTCACCAAGCGCCACGTGCGGGCCGCGACCCTGTGCGCGCTGGCCCCGGCCCCCGGCGAGCTGCTGTGGGACATCGGCGGCGGCTCCGGCTCCATCGGCATCGAGTGGATGCGTACGCACCCCTCGTGCCGGGCGGTGGCCGTGGAGCGCGTCCCGGAGCGGGCCGCGCGCATCGCCCGGAACGCGGCGGCGCTCGGTGTGCCCGGCCTGCGCGTGGTAGTCGGCGCCGCACCGCAGGCCCTGGCCGGGCTGCCGGCCCCCGACGCCGTCTTCATCGGCGGCGGGCTGACGGCGCCCGGGCTGCTGGACGCGGTCTGGGACGTGCTGGCCCCCGGCGGCCGACTGGTGGTCAACACCGTCACCCTGGAGTCGGAGGCGGTGCTCGCCGAGCGCTACCGGCGCCACGGCGGCGAACTGGTGAAGCTCGCCGTCGCGCACGCCGTGCCGGTCGGGGGTTTCACGGGCTGGCGGCAGGCGATGCCGGTCACCCAGTGGTCAGTGACGAAGCCGGACGGGACGGCCACCGGGCCGACCGGGCGGACCGAGGAGAAGGATCGAACATGA
- a CDS encoding trypsin-like serine peptidase: MVGRVGERERQRGGAAPRGSMVVGLLCTVVLAGVGYVAWELRGIAANRSDGDPARGVYQQDPERADRTAAAVLDGIVREDPEPPTDGRAFGGGSSADWRYAGWQPSDPLEARPAPAEPAVGALFSPGGDGDPDHHCSAVVVHSPRGDLVATAAHCVYGGGFRTNLAFAPGYRDGVAPYGIWVPTRIDVDPRWAQDQDPDHDVALLRLRRPGYPGQRLEDVTGALTMDYGTELPAPARLMGYPNDAEQPLECRNTAVPAGPTQVRLDCADVPNGTSGGPVTTGRSTLIGVIGGRDGGGDEETTYCVRFGDGVRALYERSVAS; this comes from the coding sequence ATGGTGGGCAGGGTCGGCGAACGGGAACGGCAGCGGGGCGGGGCCGCCCCGCGGGGCTCCATGGTCGTCGGCCTCCTGTGCACCGTGGTCCTCGCGGGCGTCGGATACGTCGCCTGGGAGCTGCGCGGCATCGCGGCGAACCGCTCGGACGGCGATCCGGCGCGAGGCGTCTACCAGCAGGACCCCGAGCGGGCCGACCGGACGGCGGCGGCGGTGCTGGACGGGATCGTGCGGGAGGACCCGGAGCCGCCGACCGACGGCAGGGCCTTCGGCGGCGGCAGCTCGGCGGACTGGCGGTACGCCGGGTGGCAGCCCTCCGATCCGCTGGAGGCCCGGCCCGCCCCGGCCGAGCCCGCCGTCGGCGCGCTGTTCTCCCCCGGCGGCGACGGCGACCCCGACCACCACTGCTCGGCCGTCGTGGTCCACTCGCCGCGGGGCGACCTCGTCGCCACCGCCGCACACTGCGTGTACGGCGGCGGCTTCCGCACCAACCTCGCCTTCGCGCCCGGCTACCGGGACGGTGTGGCCCCGTACGGCATCTGGGTACCGACCCGCATCGACGTGGACCCCCGCTGGGCCCAGGACCAGGACCCCGACCACGACGTCGCCCTGCTGCGGCTGCGCCGGCCGGGCTATCCGGGGCAGCGGCTGGAGGACGTCACCGGGGCCCTGACCATGGACTACGGTACGGAACTGCCGGCGCCGGCCCGGCTCATGGGCTATCCGAACGACGCCGAGCAGCCGCTGGAGTGCCGGAACACCGCCGTCCCCGCCGGACCGACACAGGTGCGCCTGGACTGCGCGGACGTGCCCAACGGCACCAGCGGCGGCCCGGTGACGACCGGCCGCAGCACCCTGATCGGGGTGATCGGCGGCCGCGACGGGGGCGGGGACGAGGAGACCACGTACTGCGTCCGCTTCGGCGACGGCGTCCGCGCCCTGTACGAGCGCTCCGTCGCGTCCTGA
- a CDS encoding caspase family protein: MTPADFLPAALGPQRTYALVAGVERYDISHRWNLRGPARDALRFARWLTGPAEVPPGNVRLLLSPLDDPGALDWTDSPAMTALRTACRPATEENVKSALLDELPQCDGDLLWIFWAGHGYLGPRQELMLPCSDARPSQIRHLNLDSALRWWRTDLVKQRRFPLQAALVDSCRVDAPRDTRWNFGNTDYGGGSSVPGRRQFRLYASREGEVAQNDPERGAGRFTEALLGELGGRSVRESVSGLPEAALSIHRAFQELRARGEGWQLPQFIVDRDWDACSFLDDGLSPAALPRAAKLDQAAWDGLGELFEGRELPRCAYEAYAWAFKAAGCTTPAHGGLPGDGLLEVVQDLDERQGGPGGMPLAVPFVRFLADRAGAAGDAPWAARLGDWVRATRERLALPVLPPPPPPVRQVVVHVRLETPPGGEPGYLARMWLRGERTRHIWESEDAPLALDGVREELVRQLALIGAASEGGGEDGGTGGESGGGAGRRAYAAVDRIDFHVPYELLDAGFDQWPVPRGPAGRHRALGLLHQVVVRCPQERADTRAEWHGTWRWLHAQGGRHADAVRVVTDEEVTDALGMELAAQPPPACVLAHTTAAPHAGLLEAVVEGGLPVAVWRRGGGLPVPALLDLLAPAGPDGRPDPGALDVLALPARVREVRRAAAAAVAAAGAAGGAGRAGQPSTEGDQLVLLWDDPDDMPGLRSLA, encoded by the coding sequence GTGACTCCCGCCGACTTCCTGCCTGCGGCCCTGGGACCGCAGCGCACGTACGCGCTCGTCGCCGGGGTCGAGCGCTACGACATCAGCCACCGCTGGAACCTGCGCGGCCCGGCCCGCGACGCCCTGCGTTTCGCCCGGTGGCTGACCGGCCCCGCCGAGGTGCCGCCCGGCAACGTCCGGCTGCTGCTGTCCCCGCTCGACGATCCGGGCGCACTCGACTGGACGGACTCCCCGGCGATGACCGCCCTGCGCACCGCCTGCCGGCCGGCGACCGAGGAGAACGTGAAGTCGGCGCTGCTCGACGAACTCCCGCAGTGCGACGGCGACCTGCTCTGGATTTTCTGGGCCGGACACGGCTACCTGGGGCCGCGCCAGGAGCTGATGCTGCCCTGCTCCGACGCCCGCCCCAGCCAGATCAGGCACCTCAACCTCGACTCGGCGCTGCGCTGGTGGCGGACCGATCTCGTCAAGCAGCGCCGCTTCCCGCTCCAGGCCGCACTCGTGGACTCCTGCCGGGTCGACGCTCCCCGGGACACCCGCTGGAACTTCGGCAACACCGACTACGGCGGCGGCAGTTCGGTGCCGGGCCGGCGTCAGTTCCGGCTCTACGCCTCCCGGGAGGGCGAGGTCGCGCAGAACGACCCCGAGCGCGGAGCCGGCCGCTTCACCGAAGCCCTGCTCGGCGAACTGGGCGGACGCTCCGTACGGGAGAGCGTCAGCGGGCTGCCGGAAGCAGCCCTCAGCATCCACCGCGCCTTCCAGGAGCTGCGTGCGCGCGGTGAGGGCTGGCAGCTGCCGCAGTTCATCGTCGACCGGGACTGGGACGCCTGCTCGTTCCTCGACGACGGCCTGTCCCCGGCCGCCCTGCCCCGGGCCGCCAAGCTCGACCAGGCGGCCTGGGACGGGCTGGGCGAGCTCTTCGAGGGCCGCGAGCTGCCACGCTGCGCCTACGAGGCCTACGCCTGGGCGTTCAAGGCGGCCGGCTGCACCACCCCGGCGCACGGCGGCCTGCCGGGAGACGGCCTGCTGGAGGTGGTGCAGGACCTGGACGAGCGGCAGGGCGGGCCCGGAGGAATGCCCCTGGCGGTGCCCTTCGTACGGTTCCTCGCGGACCGGGCCGGTGCCGCGGGAGACGCACCGTGGGCGGCCCGGCTCGGAGACTGGGTACGGGCCACCCGCGAGCGGCTCGCCCTGCCGGTGCTGCCACCGCCGCCGCCTCCGGTGCGCCAGGTGGTCGTCCACGTCCGGCTGGAGACACCGCCGGGCGGGGAGCCGGGCTACCTGGCCCGGATGTGGCTGCGCGGCGAACGGACCCGGCACATATGGGAGTCGGAGGACGCTCCGCTCGCCCTGGACGGGGTACGGGAGGAGCTCGTGCGGCAACTCGCCCTGATCGGGGCCGCGTCGGAGGGCGGCGGCGAGGACGGCGGGACCGGCGGCGAGAGCGGCGGCGGGGCCGGACGGCGGGCGTACGCCGCGGTGGACCGCATCGACTTCCACGTGCCGTACGAGCTGCTCGACGCCGGCTTCGACCAGTGGCCGGTGCCCCGCGGCCCGGCCGGCCGGCACCGCGCCCTCGGCCTGCTCCACCAGGTGGTGGTGCGCTGCCCGCAGGAGCGGGCGGACACCCGGGCCGAGTGGCACGGCACCTGGCGCTGGCTGCACGCCCAGGGAGGTCGGCACGCCGACGCGGTCCGGGTGGTCACGGACGAGGAGGTCACCGACGCGCTCGGGATGGAGCTGGCCGCCCAGCCGCCGCCCGCCTGCGTCCTCGCGCACACCACGGCGGCCCCGCACGCCGGGCTGCTGGAGGCCGTCGTCGAAGGCGGGCTCCCGGTGGCGGTGTGGCGGCGCGGGGGCGGCCTGCCCGTGCCCGCCCTCCTCGACCTGCTGGCTCCGGCCGGGCCGGACGGCCGCCCCGATCCCGGCGCACTGGACGTACTGGCCCTGCCCGCACGCGTACGGGAGGTACGCCGGGCGGCCGCCGCAGCCGTCGCGGCCGCGGGTGCCGCCGGGGGAGCCGGTCGCGCCGGTCAACCCTCCACAGAGGGAGACCAGTTGGTGCTGCTGTGGGACGATCCCGACGACATGCCGGGCCTCCGGTCCCTGGCCTGA